The sequence GCTGCTGCTCGGACTTGTTACCCGCATGGGCAGCTCCAACAGCCACACAGCTATTCTCGCCAGAAGCACGAACTGGCCCACGCTCATTCAGTGCCACGACATCACTGACGAATGCGACGGAAAGTTCGCGATCCTCGACGGCTACAATGGCTGCATTTACGTTGAGCCTGACCAGTACCTCATCGACGAACTCTCCGCAAAGCAGGCTGAGGACAGAGCACGCGAGGCAAAACTTCAGGAACTCAAGGGACAGCCCAGCGTTACTAAGGACGGCCGGTCGGTAAGGCTGTACGCTAACATCGGCGGCCCGAAGGACATTCAGGCAGTCCTCGACAACGACGCGGAAGGTGTCGGACTCTTCAGGTCGGAGTTCGTGTACCTCAACAGCAAGGAAGAGCCTACGGAGGATGAGCAGTTCGCGGCCTACAAGAAAGTTCTTGAGGGGCTAGCACCGAGACTCGTGATTATCCGTACCTGCGACATCGGCGCGGATAAGACCATCGACTACATGAAGCTCGACAAGGAAGAGAACCCGGCGTTAGGCTTCAGGGCCGTAAGAATCTGCCTCTACCGCAGAGACTTCTTCAAGAAGCAGCTGCGCGCACTGCTGAGGGCTTCAGCGTTCGGCAATTTGGGTATAATGTTCCCGATGATCATCAGCCGCTGGGAAGTCCAGGAGTGCAAGGAAATTCTTGAGGAGTGCCGCAACGAACTCAAGGCCGAAGGAAAAGCTATGGGAGAAATCGAGATTGGTATAATGATAGAGACTCCTGCGGCCGCCCTTTGTGCAGACGAGCTAGCCCAAGAGGTGGACTTCTTCTCGCTCGGAACGAATGACCTCACGCAGTACACATGCGCCATCGACCGTCAGAGCGCGAACCTTGAGCGTTTCGCCGACACTCATCACCCTGCAGTGTTGAGGCTCATCCGCGAGACAATCGAGGCAGGACACAGGCACGGTACATGGGTCGGAATCTGCGGCGAGCTCGGTGCTGACCCGACACTAACAGAAGACTTCCTGAAGTGGGGAGTTGATGAACTCTCCGTAAACCCGAAGAGCATATTACCGCTCAGAGGGAACGTCAGGAACGTTGACCTGTCTAAATTCAAGACTGAGTCCCCGAAGCCGGAAGTGAAGCCCGAACC comes from Synergistaceae bacterium and encodes:
- the ptsP gene encoding phosphoenolpyruvate--protein phosphotransferase, coding for LLLGLVTRMGSSNSHTAILARSTNWPTLIQCHDITDECDGKFAILDGYNGCIYVEPDQYLIDELSAKQAEDRAREAKLQELKGQPSVTKDGRSVRLYANIGGPKDIQAVLDNDAEGVGLFRSEFVYLNSKEEPTEDEQFAAYKKVLEGLAPRLVIIRTCDIGADKTIDYMKLDKEENPALGFRAVRICLYRRDFFKKQLRALLRASAFGNLGIMFPMIISRWEVQECKEILEECRNELKAEGKAMGEIEIGIMIETPAAALCADELAQEVDFFSLGTNDLTQYTCAIDRQSANLERFADTHHPAVLRLIRETIEAGHRHGTWVGICGELGADPTLTEDFLKWGVDELSVNPKSILPLRGNVRNVDLSKFKTESPKPEVKPEPKPAAEAPKPEAPKPEVKAEEPKPKPKGLFGRLFG